The following coding sequences lie in one Pseudomonas sp. B33.4 genomic window:
- a CDS encoding lipocalin family protein: MKRLLLILFAGLVLAGCATSGVDPLAPKTANSVNLKRYQGTWYELARLPMYFQRNCAQSEAHYTLKPDGNIAVLNRCLTPQWQWEEVKGTAYPQVPGKTDKLWVEFDTWFSRLIPGVAKGEYWVLYVSDDYKTAIVGDSSRKYMWLLSRTPTVNGVVREELLSKARQQGYDTTRLIWRATDRQMAKTSN; the protein is encoded by the coding sequence ATGAAGCGGTTATTGCTGATCCTTTTTGCCGGCCTGGTACTGGCCGGCTGCGCCACTTCCGGCGTCGACCCATTGGCGCCGAAAACGGCCAACAGCGTCAATCTCAAGCGCTATCAGGGCACCTGGTATGAACTGGCGCGTTTGCCGATGTACTTCCAGCGCAATTGCGCGCAATCCGAAGCCCATTACACCCTCAAGCCTGACGGCAATATCGCGGTGCTCAATCGCTGCCTGACTCCGCAATGGCAGTGGGAAGAGGTCAAGGGCACTGCTTATCCACAGGTGCCGGGCAAGACCGACAAGCTTTGGGTCGAATTCGATACCTGGTTTTCACGCCTGATTCCGGGTGTGGCGAAAGGCGAATACTGGGTGTTGTACGTCAGCGATGACTACAAGACCGCTATCGTCGGCGACTCGAGTCGCAAGTACATGTGGCTGCTGTCACGCACGCCGACTGTCAATGGCGTAGTGCGTGAAGAGCTGCTGAGCAAGGCGCGTCAGCAGGGTTATGACACCACGCGACTGATCTGGCGTGCGACAGATCGGCAGATGGCCAAGACTTCGAATTAA
- a CDS encoding DUF2339 domain-containing protein: MQWMFMLIGLVLGWLFDESFSDALLGALLGLAIGQTIRIARLGSLAAAQQQQLEQAKVALQGVEQRLFLLEGAPLHAAPPPTSAPAAEPVVEPLKAVEEAPAPELVWELPPELEPISVAASETSQPLPADVWRLDAVTPEPQKPAEPRGPNLIERGISAARNWLFGGNTVLRVGVVLLFFGLAFLLRYATEGMVVPIEVRYAGVAAAALGLLALGWWLRRRNSSYALMLQGTGIAVLYLTVFAAMRLHPLLDPSAALGLLVAVTVFSAILAITQDSLALAAVAALGGFAAPILTSTGAGNHVALFSYFALLNAGILAIAWFKAWRLLNLIGFVGTFGIGFAWGLRSYAPELLWSTEPFLILFFLMYLAIGLLFARRKLLDMPDAPTDDDRDALLQWSARKGDYVDGTLLFGPPIIGFGLQFALVQHLEFAAAFSALALGMIYMALAKVLMGGRAALLGETCLALGVIFASLAIPLGLDARWTSAAWAVEGAGIFWLGLRQHRPFARAFALLLQLGSALAFLSQLRVGESSLLDGAPLGALMLGLALLFSFYQLRKASPEQAAPWERQGLPVLACLGLTFLYLLAPLFFFVQATAISWALAGLVTLFVGLRIQSRTFLFSAFAVQLLGGALFLLRLQGAGEDSAAVFSAGWSGLLSASLIGLALIAGMLLAARDEMVRGDVRLLRSLSVVLLAGLVLINLAVLFVLPWQTASAVWAASGLLIIWLSLYLKQRVSFVFGLLLQVIGGAAFLLAGPELLGPLSSEGLKPLAHGGFWTPLVLGLAAMIGAWRLQLGNHASAFDALSLQRLSEVLLVWGAGWWALAWVSEVLRFAPPTMQGTLLLSVAAVSVALWTLLSLRLKWPALGLLCTLLIPAAALVLLGAWHSRYHPAADFGWLAWVAVFAVHFFSLRRLAPMLPARALSAAHVLGCWLLIGVLALELRYGLLLLSEQYNAWRWLGWAILPSVYLLLAAAPRTWPWPVAAFAREYRLYAAAPLAVLMLAWFWLANGVSDGNAEPLPYVPLLNPLELGLLFALFGVYVWSRSAVSQLSIRQDYADYGTQLIAGISLFAFCTALVTRAAHHWAGIPFELDTLLASMLVQAGLSIVWTLMALGLMIGGHLRHRREVWLIGAALIALVVAKLIFVELSNRGGLARIVSFIGVGVLLLVVGYFAPLPPKRVEAEPAAGKHAPDTEGVSS, encoded by the coding sequence ATGCAATGGATGTTCATGTTGATCGGGCTGGTGCTCGGCTGGCTGTTCGACGAGTCGTTCAGTGATGCGCTATTAGGCGCGTTGCTCGGACTGGCTATCGGGCAGACGATCCGCATCGCGCGGCTTGGCTCGCTGGCGGCGGCGCAACAGCAGCAACTTGAGCAGGCGAAGGTCGCTTTGCAAGGCGTCGAGCAACGTCTGTTTTTGCTCGAAGGCGCGCCCCTTCATGCTGCGCCGCCACCGACTTCGGCGCCGGCCGCCGAACCTGTCGTCGAACCCCTCAAAGCAGTCGAAGAAGCCCCGGCCCCTGAACTAGTCTGGGAACTGCCGCCCGAACTCGAACCGATTTCCGTCGCTGCCAGTGAAACCAGTCAACCGCTGCCCGCTGATGTCTGGCGCCTCGACGCCGTCACGCCCGAACCGCAAAAACCTGCTGAACCCCGTGGCCCGAACCTTATCGAGCGCGGCATCAGCGCCGCGCGCAACTGGTTGTTCGGCGGTAACACCGTACTGCGCGTCGGTGTTGTGTTGCTGTTCTTCGGTCTGGCGTTCCTGCTGCGCTACGCCACCGAAGGCATGGTCGTGCCGATCGAGGTGCGCTACGCCGGTGTTGCGGCAGCTGCGTTGGGCTTGCTCGCGCTGGGCTGGTGGCTGCGGCGGCGCAACAGCAGTTACGCGTTGATGCTGCAAGGCACCGGGATTGCGGTGCTGTACCTGACGGTGTTTGCGGCGATGCGCCTGCATCCGCTGCTCGATCCGTCTGCCGCGCTGGGATTGCTGGTCGCGGTGACGGTTTTCTCGGCGATTCTGGCGATCACCCAGGACTCGCTCGCGCTGGCGGCAGTGGCCGCATTGGGCGGATTCGCCGCACCAATCCTGACCTCAACCGGCGCCGGCAACCACGTCGCGCTGTTCAGTTATTTCGCGCTGCTCAATGCCGGCATCCTCGCCATCGCCTGGTTCAAGGCCTGGCGCTTGCTCAACCTGATCGGTTTTGTTGGCACCTTCGGTATCGGCTTCGCCTGGGGCCTGCGTTCGTATGCGCCGGAGCTGTTGTGGAGCACCGAACCATTCCTGATTCTGTTCTTCCTGATGTACCTCGCCATCGGCCTGCTGTTCGCCCGCCGCAAGTTGCTTGATATGCCCGATGCGCCGACGGATGACGACCGCGACGCGCTGCTGCAGTGGTCGGCGCGCAAGGGCGATTACGTTGACGGCACCCTGCTGTTCGGCCCGCCGATTATTGGCTTCGGTTTGCAGTTTGCGCTGGTGCAGCATCTGGAGTTTGCCGCCGCGTTCAGTGCACTGGCGCTGGGCATGATTTACATGGCGCTGGCCAAAGTGTTGATGGGTGGACGCGCGGCGTTGCTGGGCGAAACCTGTCTGGCGCTCGGGGTGATTTTCGCCAGTCTGGCGATTCCGCTGGGTCTCGATGCGCGCTGGACGTCGGCGGCATGGGCGGTGGAAGGTGCGGGGATTTTCTGGCTCGGTTTGCGTCAACATCGACCGTTCGCCCGGGCCTTTGCCTTGCTGCTGCAACTGGGTTCGGCGTTGGCATTTCTCAGTCAGTTGCGCGTCGGCGAGAGCAGTTTGCTCGACGGTGCGCCGCTGGGCGCGTTGATGCTCGGCCTCGCGTTGCTGTTCAGTTTCTACCAATTGCGCAAGGCTTCGCCGGAACAAGCCGCGCCTTGGGAACGTCAAGGTTTGCCGGTGCTGGCGTGTCTGGGTTTGACGTTCCTCTATCTGCTGGCGCCGCTGTTCTTCTTCGTTCAGGCCACGGCGATCAGTTGGGCGTTGGCCGGTTTGGTGACGTTGTTTGTCGGTCTGCGGATTCAGTCGCGTACGTTCCTGTTCAGCGCGTTTGCCGTGCAGTTGCTCGGCGGCGCGCTGTTCTTGTTGCGCCTGCAAGGCGCGGGCGAAGATTCGGCGGCGGTGTTCAGCGCGGGTTGGAGTGGTTTGCTCAGCGCTTCGTTGATCGGTCTGGCGCTGATCGCCGGCATGCTGTTGGCGGCACGCGATGAGATGGTGCGCGGTGATGTGCGTCTGCTGCGCAGTTTGTCGGTCGTGCTGTTGGCCGGTCTGGTATTGATCAATCTGGCGGTACTGTTCGTGCTGCCGTGGCAAACCGCGAGTGCGGTGTGGGCCGCGAGTGGTTTGCTGATTATCTGGCTGAGCCTGTACCTCAAGCAGCGTGTAAGTTTCGTCTTCGGTCTGCTATTGCAGGTGATTGGCGGCGCGGCGTTCTTGCTGGCCGGTCCGGAACTGCTCGGGCCGCTGTCCAGCGAAGGCCTGAAGCCGTTGGCCCACGGTGGATTCTGGACGCCGCTGGTGCTGGGGCTGGCGGCGATGATCGGTGCCTGGCGCCTGCAGTTGGGCAATCACGCCTCGGCCTTCGATGCGTTGAGTTTGCAGCGCTTGTCCGAAGTGTTGCTGGTGTGGGGTGCCGGTTGGTGGGCGCTGGCGTGGGTCAGTGAAGTGCTGCGTTTTGCGCCGCCGACTATGCAAGGCACTTTACTGCTGTCGGTCGCCGCCGTCAGCGTGGCGTTGTGGACGCTGCTGTCGCTGCGTCTGAAATGGCCTGCGCTGGGCCTGCTCTGTACGTTGCTGATTCCGGCGGCTGCTCTTGTGCTGCTCGGCGCGTGGCATTCGCGTTATCACCCGGCTGCGGATTTTGGTTGGTTGGCGTGGGTAGCAGTGTTCGCCGTGCATTTCTTCAGCCTGCGACGTTTGGCGCCGATGCTGCCGGCGCGGGCCTTGAGTGCGGCACATGTACTTGGCTGCTGGCTGCTGATCGGTGTGCTGGCCCTGGAGTTGCGCTACGGTCTGCTGCTGTTGTCCGAGCAATACAACGCCTGGCGCTGGCTGGGCTGGGCGATTCTGCCGAGCGTTTATCTGTTGCTGGCGGCAGCACCGCGCACCTGGCCGTGGCCGGTCGCCGCGTTTGCCCGCGAGTACCGCTTGTATGCGGCTGCGCCGTTGGCGGTGTTGATGCTCGCGTGGTTCTGGCTGGCGAATGGTGTCAGCGATGGCAATGCCGAGCCATTGCCATACGTGCCGCTGCTTAACCCGTTGGAGTTGGGCCTGCTGTTTGCTTTGTTCGGCGTTTATGTGTGGTCGCGCAGTGCGGTGTCGCAATTGTCGATTCGTCAGGACTACGCCGATTACGGCACACAACTGATCGCCGGGATTTCGCTGTTCGCCTTCTGCACGGCGCTGGTCACTCGCGCAGCGCACCATTGGGCTGGCATCCCGTTTGAGCTGGATACGCTGCTCGCCTCAATGCTGGTGCAGGCCGGGTTGTCGATCGTCTGGACGCTGATGGCGCTCGGGCTGATGATCGGCGGCCATCTGCGTCATCGTCGCGAAGTGTGGCTGATCGGCGCGGCGCTGATTGCGCTGGTGGTGGCCAAACTGATTTTTGTCGAATTGAGCAACCGTGGCGGTCTCGCCCGGATCGTCTCGTTTATCGGCGTTGGCGTGTTGCTGCTGGTGGTCGGCTATTTCGCGCCACTGCCGCCCAAACGCGTGGAAGCTGAGCCGGCGGCGGGCAAACACGCCCCGGATACCGAAGGAGTTTCATCTTGA
- a CDS encoding DUF3999 domain-containing protein has protein sequence MSRMRNLGWLALGVVMAAGAQEKPADFATQVPLAVSGNGPWYRLELPLSVQLQARHTDLSDLRVFNAAGEPQAYALARESAQTRDDGQLHEVKWFPLYNAADASERAPNVRVQATTNGTLVEVQPSSQLEAGEEILRGWLLDASAIKAPLQQLILDWTSERDGFQRFSIEASDDLQHWQAWGEGQVARLTFSDERIEQHEVTLPGQSARYVRLLWESPNSAPILTAAQLKSSDPRDVPLPLVWSQALPGSSTKTGEYTWQLPMGLNVERVQVELKQPNSLAPVTLMGRRESSLPWQELSSGLLYRLTQNNQDVVQNELQLYGQTVQQLKLTVDERGGGLGEQAPSLKYAVRATQVIFLARGEGPYSLALGNPTVKTANLPLATLIPDFKPEKLASLGKASVQGEAVVTQTSTATTAAVAETNWKRIGLWAVLLLSVVFLGAMAFSLLRKPPTNT, from the coding sequence TTGAGTCGTATGCGAAATCTGGGTTGGTTGGCGTTGGGCGTGGTGATGGCGGCCGGCGCTCAGGAAAAGCCGGCAGACTTTGCCACGCAGGTGCCGCTGGCGGTCAGCGGCAACGGTCCGTGGTATCGCCTCGAATTGCCGTTGAGCGTGCAATTGCAGGCGCGCCACACTGATCTCAGTGACCTGCGCGTGTTCAACGCCGCTGGTGAACCGCAGGCCTATGCGCTGGCCCGCGAATCGGCGCAGACCCGCGACGACGGCCAGTTGCACGAGGTGAAATGGTTCCCGCTGTACAACGCCGCTGATGCCAGCGAACGCGCGCCGAATGTGCGTGTGCAAGCGACCACCAACGGCACATTGGTTGAAGTGCAACCGTCCAGTCAGTTGGAAGCGGGTGAAGAGATTCTGCGCGGCTGGCTGTTGGACGCGAGTGCGATCAAGGCGCCGTTGCAGCAGTTGATCCTCGATTGGACCAGCGAGCGCGACGGTTTTCAGCGCTTCAGCATCGAGGCCAGTGATGACCTGCAACATTGGCAAGCGTGGGGCGAGGGGCAGGTGGCACGGCTGACCTTTTCCGATGAGCGCATCGAGCAGCATGAGGTGACGTTGCCGGGGCAATCGGCGCGTTATGTGCGGTTGCTGTGGGAGTCGCCGAATTCGGCGCCGATCCTGACGGCGGCACAACTGAAAAGCAGTGATCCACGCGATGTGCCGCTGCCGTTGGTCTGGTCGCAGGCATTGCCCGGCAGCAGCACCAAGACCGGGGAATACACCTGGCAGTTGCCGATGGGGTTGAACGTTGAACGTGTGCAGGTTGAACTGAAACAGCCAAACAGTCTGGCGCCGGTGACATTGATGGGGCGACGTGAAAGCAGCCTGCCGTGGCAGGAGCTGAGCAGCGGCTTGCTCTATCGCTTGACCCAGAATAATCAGGATGTAGTGCAGAACGAATTGCAGCTCTACGGGCAGACTGTGCAGCAGTTGAAGCTGACGGTGGATGAGCGTGGCGGTGGTCTGGGCGAGCAGGCGCCAAGTCTGAAATATGCGGTGCGGGCGACGCAGGTGATTTTCCTTGCGCGTGGAGAGGGGCCGTACAGTCTGGCGCTGGGTAATCCGACTGTGAAGACGGCGAATCTGCCGTTGGCGACGCTGATTCCGGATTTCAAACCGGAGAAGCTGGCGTCACTGGGCAAGGCGTCGGTGCAGGGTGAAGCGGTGGTTACGCAGACGTCGACGGCGACGACGGCGGCGGTGGCCGAGACCAATTGGAAGAGAATTGGGTTGTGGGCAGTGTTGTTGTTGAGCGTGGTGTTTCTTGGGGCGATGGCGTTTAGTTTGTTGCGCAAGCCGCCAACCAACACCTGA
- a CDS encoding formimidoylglutamate deiminase produces the protein MSAFFAERALLPNGWANNVRLEVSAEGLLTQIQADSTADGAERLSGPLLPGMPNLHSHAFQRAMAGLAEVAGNPNDSFWTWRDLMYRLVGKISPDQLGVIARQLYIEMLKAGYTSVAEFHYVHHDSNGQPYADPAELALRISQAASESGIGLTLLPVLYSHSGFGGQTPNDGQRRFINSSENYLNLQARLQPMLAQQKAQSLGLCFHSLRAVTPQQISEVLAASDKQCPVHIHIAEQQKEVDDCLSWSGRRPLQWLYENAEVDQRWCLVHATHANPEEVTLMAKSRAIAGLCLTTEANLGDGIFPAVDFLAQGGRMGIGSDSHVSLSVVEELRWLEYGQRLRDQRRNRLYGADQPMVGRTLYDAALDGGAQALGQPIGALEVGKRADWIVLDGSDPYLATATGDGILNRWLFAGGDRQVRDVLVNGQWVVRDGRHAGEEDSARAFTQVLRDLLG, from the coding sequence ATGTCCGCCTTCTTTGCCGAACGCGCGCTGCTGCCTAACGGATGGGCCAACAATGTACGTCTTGAGGTCAGCGCCGAGGGCCTGCTGACCCAAATCCAGGCCGATAGCACCGCAGATGGCGCCGAACGGCTGAGCGGCCCGCTGCTGCCGGGCATGCCGAATCTGCACTCCCATGCCTTCCAGCGAGCGATGGCGGGACTGGCCGAAGTGGCCGGTAATCCGAATGACAGTTTCTGGACGTGGCGCGATCTGATGTATCGGCTCGTCGGAAAAATCAGCCCCGATCAGCTCGGCGTCATCGCCCGACAGCTGTACATCGAAATGCTCAAGGCCGGTTACACCTCGGTCGCCGAATTTCATTACGTGCACCACGACAGCAATGGCCAGCCTTATGCGGATCCGGCTGAGTTGGCCTTGCGCATCAGTCAGGCCGCGAGCGAAAGCGGCATCGGCCTGACCCTGCTGCCAGTACTCTACAGCCACTCCGGTTTTGGCGGCCAGACGCCGAATGACGGCCAGCGCCGCTTTATCAACAGCAGCGAAAATTACCTGAATCTGCAAGCGCGCCTGCAGCCAATGTTGGCGCAGCAAAAGGCGCAATCGCTGGGCCTGTGCTTCCACTCGTTGCGCGCGGTAACGCCGCAGCAGATCAGCGAAGTACTGGCCGCCAGCGACAAGCAATGCCCGGTGCACATCCACATCGCCGAACAGCAGAAGGAAGTCGACGACTGCCTGAGCTGGAGCGGTCGGCGTCCGCTGCAATGGCTGTATGAAAATGCCGAAGTCGATCAGCGCTGGTGCCTGGTGCACGCGACCCACGCCAATCCGGAAGAAGTCACGCTGATGGCCAAGAGTCGCGCCATTGCCGGCCTGTGTCTGACCACCGAAGCAAATCTGGGCGACGGGATTTTCCCGGCGGTGGATTTCCTCGCGCAGGGTGGACGCATGGGCATTGGTTCCGACAGCCATGTGTCGCTCAGCGTGGTGGAGGAATTGCGCTGGCTGGAATACGGCCAGCGTCTGCGTGATCAGCGGCGTAATCGTTTGTATGGCGCGGATCAGCCGATGGTTGGGCGCACTTTGTATGACGCGGCGCTGGATGGCGGTGCGCAGGCGTTGGGGCAGCCGATCGGGGCGCTGGAAGTCGGCAAGCGTGCGGACTGGATTGTGCTCGATGGCAGCGATCCGTATCTGGCGACGGCCACGGGTGACGGGATTTTGAATCGCTGGTTGTTTGCCGGTGGCGATCGGCAGGTGCGTGATGTGCTGGTCAATGGCCAATGGGTTGTGCGCGATGGCCGGCATGCCGGGGAAGAGGACAGTGCACGCGCCTTCACCCAGGTCCTGCGTGACCTTTTAGGCTGA
- a CDS encoding class 1 fructose-bisphosphatase, whose amino-acid sequence MSRVTLSRYLIEQTRSNNTPADLRFLIEVVARACKEISHAVSKGALGGVLGSMGTENVQGEVQKKLDVISNEILLEANEWGGHLAGMASEEMDNAYQIPGKYPKGAYLLVFDPLDGSSNIDINAPVGTIFSVLRCPNEYLSQNEPLNEKAFLQPGTQQVAAGYAIYGPQTMLVLTLGDGVKGFTLDREMGSFVLTHEDITIPESTQEFAINMSNQRHWEAPVQRYVGELLAGEEGPLKKNYNMRWVAAMVADVHRILTRGGLFMYPRDSREPSKPGKLRLMYEANPMSFLVEQAGGASTDGHQRILDIQPEGLHQRVAVFLGSKEEVARATAYHKE is encoded by the coding sequence ATGTCCCGCGTTACCCTGAGTCGCTATTTGATTGAGCAGACCCGCAGCAACAACACTCCTGCCGATCTGCGCTTCCTGATCGAAGTGGTGGCGCGTGCCTGCAAGGAGATCAGCCACGCCGTGTCCAAAGGCGCCCTGGGTGGTGTTCTGGGCAGCATGGGCACTGAAAACGTCCAAGGCGAAGTGCAGAAGAAGCTCGACGTGATCTCCAACGAGATCCTGCTCGAAGCCAACGAATGGGGCGGTCACCTGGCCGGCATGGCGTCCGAAGAAATGGACAACGCCTACCAGATCCCGGGCAAATACCCGAAAGGCGCGTACCTGCTGGTATTCGACCCGCTGGACGGTTCGTCGAACATCGATATCAACGCCCCGGTCGGCACGATCTTCTCGGTACTGCGTTGCCCGAATGAATACCTGAGCCAGAACGAGCCGCTGAACGAGAAAGCGTTCCTGCAGCCAGGCACTCAGCAAGTTGCTGCCGGTTACGCGATCTACGGCCCGCAGACCATGCTGGTACTGACCCTGGGTGACGGCGTCAAAGGCTTCACCCTCGACCGCGAAATGGGCAGCTTCGTGCTGACTCACGAAGACATCACCATTCCTGAGTCGACCCAGGAATTCGCCATCAACATGTCCAACCAGCGTCACTGGGAAGCCCCGGTACAGCGCTACGTTGGCGAGCTGCTGGCCGGTGAAGAAGGTCCGCTGAAAAAGAATTACAACATGCGTTGGGTCGCGGCGATGGTTGCCGACGTACACCGCATCCTGACCCGTGGCGGTCTGTTCATGTACCCGCGCGACAGCCGTGAGCCGTCCAAGCCAGGCAAACTGCGTCTGATGTACGAAGCCAATCCGATGTCGTTCCTCGTGGAACAAGCAGGCGGCGCGTCCACCGACGGTCACCAGCGCATTCTCGACATTCAGCCGGAAGGCCTGCACCAGCGTGTAGCGGTGTTCCTCGGCTCGAAAGAAGAAGTCGCCCGCGCTACGGCTTACCACAAGGAATAA
- a CDS encoding DUF924 family protein: protein MTAPWQPLLDWWFGHAESPDEISADKGKLWFGKRDSQDLEAQTRFGVFVDQALAGELTEWTQRPEGWLALVLLLDQLPRMIFRDTPKAFSGDLRAQKLVAQGIAADFDRQLKPIQRVFIYLVFEHCENLAVQNEAVSRFIELVAEQPEAQRAVFADNLDYAERHQKVIARFGRFPHRNAVLGRESTAEELVFLSEPGSRF from the coding sequence ATGACCGCGCCCTGGCAGCCGTTGCTCGATTGGTGGTTCGGACACGCCGAATCCCCGGACGAGATATCGGCTGACAAGGGCAAGTTGTGGTTCGGCAAGCGAGACAGCCAAGACCTCGAAGCGCAGACGCGTTTCGGGGTCTTTGTCGATCAGGCCCTGGCTGGCGAATTGACCGAGTGGACGCAACGTCCCGAAGGTTGGCTGGCGCTGGTGCTACTGCTCGATCAACTGCCGAGAATGATCTTTCGCGATACCCCCAAAGCATTCTCCGGTGATCTGCGCGCGCAGAAACTCGTCGCGCAAGGCATTGCGGCGGATTTCGATAGGCAGTTGAAACCGATCCAGCGGGTGTTCATTTATCTGGTGTTCGAACACTGCGAAAACCTCGCGGTGCAGAACGAGGCGGTTTCCCGATTTATCGAACTGGTGGCTGAACAGCCGGAAGCGCAGCGCGCGGTGTTTGCCGATAATCTGGATTATGCCGAGCGGCATCAGAAAGTGATCGCGCGGTTTGGCCGGTTTCCGCATCGCAATGCGGTGTTGGGACGGGAGTCTACGGCGGAGGAGTTGGTGTTTCTTTCCGAACCTGGGTCAAGGTTTTAA
- a CDS encoding methyl-accepting chemotaxis protein yields the protein MTRNMKFSHKILLAAALVVAVAFACFIFFNDYRQREALSSSTEASMQELGSLTTSNIQTWLESRIQLLQSLSQQVAVDGNAPASLKRIIDLPAYTGNFQLSYFGGADGVMFSVPAGNRAPDYDPRARGWYKAANSAQQTIVTEPYIAASSGKLVITVATPVQRQGQMLGVAGADIDLTSVSAIINSLNFGGHGHAFIVSADGKILIHPDSKLVLKTLAEAYPNGAPKVSPGLKEVEFDGKTQLISFTRVNGVPSADWYVALVLDKDTAFAMLSEFRTSALIAMVIAVVIIIALLGMLIRVLMQPLLTMGRAMHDIAEGEGDLTKRLVIHGNDEFGALGTSFNRFVERIHTSIREVSSATGQVNEVALRVVAASNSSMYNSDQQATRTNSVAAAINQLGAAAQEIAQNAALASQHSSDARSLAVDGQQVVDKTIHAMQQLSAKISDSCGNIETLNSNTVNIGQILEVITSISQQTNLLALNAAIEAARAGEAGRGFAVVADEVRNLAHRTQDSAQQVQKMIEELQVGARQAVNIMTESQRESESSVGIANQAGERLGSVTQRIGEIDGMNQSVATATEEQTAVVESINVDINEINTLNQEGVENLQATLRACSDLEQQAARLKQLVGSFRI from the coding sequence ATGACCAGAAACATGAAATTCAGCCACAAGATCTTGTTGGCTGCCGCCCTCGTGGTGGCCGTTGCGTTCGCCTGTTTCATTTTCTTCAACGATTATCGACAGCGCGAAGCCTTGAGCAGCAGCACCGAAGCCTCGATGCAGGAGCTGGGCAGTCTGACCACCAGCAACATCCAGACTTGGCTGGAAAGCCGCATTCAATTGCTGCAATCGCTGTCGCAGCAAGTGGCTGTCGACGGTAACGCTCCCGCCAGCCTGAAACGCATCATCGACCTGCCCGCTTACACCGGAAATTTCCAGCTCAGCTATTTCGGCGGGGCTGACGGCGTGATGTTCTCGGTACCGGCCGGCAACCGCGCGCCGGACTACGATCCACGCGCACGCGGCTGGTACAAAGCGGCCAACAGCGCGCAACAGACCATCGTCACCGAACCGTACATCGCCGCGTCCTCGGGCAAACTGGTGATCACTGTCGCAACACCTGTTCAGCGCCAGGGCCAGATGCTCGGCGTTGCCGGTGCCGACATCGATCTGACCAGCGTCAGCGCGATCATCAACTCGCTGAACTTCGGCGGCCACGGCCATGCGTTCATCGTCAGTGCCGATGGCAAGATACTGATTCACCCGGACAGCAAACTGGTGCTCAAGACCCTCGCCGAGGCCTACCCGAATGGCGCGCCGAAAGTCAGTCCGGGCCTGAAAGAAGTCGAGTTCGACGGCAAGACGCAGTTGATCTCCTTCACCCGCGTCAACGGCGTGCCGTCGGCGGACTGGTACGTGGCGCTGGTGCTGGATAAAGACACCGCGTTCGCGATGCTCAGCGAATTCCGGACCTCGGCGCTGATCGCCATGGTCATTGCCGTGGTGATCATCATCGCCCTGCTCGGCATGCTGATCCGTGTGTTGATGCAGCCGCTGCTGACCATGGGCCGCGCCATGCACGACATCGCCGAAGGTGAGGGCGACTTGACCAAACGTCTGGTGATTCATGGCAACGACGAGTTCGGCGCACTGGGTACTTCGTTCAACCGTTTCGTCGAGCGCATTCACACCTCGATCCGCGAAGTGTCCTCGGCCACCGGCCAGGTCAACGAAGTCGCCCTGCGCGTGGTCGCGGCGTCGAACTCGTCGATGTACAACTCCGACCAGCAAGCCACCCGCACCAACAGCGTTGCCGCGGCGATCAACCAGCTCGGCGCCGCCGCGCAGGAAATCGCCCAGAACGCCGCCCTCGCCTCGCAGCACTCCAGCGACGCGCGCAGCCTCGCGGTCGACGGTCAGCAGGTTGTCGATAAAACCATCCACGCGATGCAGCAGTTGTCGGCGAAGATCAGTGATTCGTGCGGCAACATCGAAACCCTGAACAGCAACACGGTGAACATCGGTCAGATTCTTGAAGTGATCACCAGCATTTCCCAGCAGACCAACTTGCTCGCACTTAACGCCGCGATTGAAGCGGCGCGTGCCGGTGAAGCCGGTCGTGGTTTTGCCGTGGTTGCCGATGAAGTGCGCAACCTCGCGCACCGCACTCAGGATTCGGCGCAGCAGGTGCAGAAGATGATCGAAGAGCTGCAAGTCGGCGCACGCCAGGCGGTCAACATCATGACCGAGAGCCAGCGTGAGAGCGAAAGCAGCGTCGGCATCGCCAACCAGGCCGGCGAGCGGTTGGGTAGCGTGACTCAGCGAATCGGTGAGATCGACGGGATGAACCAGTCGGTGGCTACGGCGACTGAAGAGCAGACCGCTGTGGTTGAATCGATCAATGTCGATATCAACGAGATCAACACGCTGAATCAGGAAGGTGTGGAGAACTTGCAGGCGACGTTGCGCGCGTGCTCGGATCTGGAGCAGCAGGCGGCGCGTCTCAAGCAGTTGGTGGGTAGTTTCCGCATTTAA